One window of the Deltaproteobacteria bacterium genome contains the following:
- a CDS encoding acyl carrier protein has product MDENKIREEFVNILRAYVKDPELLEKVSDSTNILNDLKVNSARLVDIIIKCEDVYDISIDDDDADKIRTIGDAVAVIKDKIA; this is encoded by the coding sequence ATGGACGAGAATAAGATTCGCGAGGAATTTGTAAACATTTTACGAGCCTATGTAAAGGATCCTGAACTGCTGGAAAAGGTATCAGACAGTACCAATATCCTGAACGATCTCAAGGTCAATTCCGCTCGTCTGGTTGACATCATTATCAAGTGTGAAGATGTTTACGACATTTCTATCGACGATGATGATGCGGATAAGATCAGGACTATCGGCGATGCCGTGGCGGTGATCAA
- a CDS encoding beta-ketoacyl-[acyl-carrier-protein] synthase family protein: MKRRRVVVTGMGVVAPNAHGVADFEQALREGRSGIRFVQELRDLNFACQVGGVPQGTDVLLNEHFDEEERMSINDNIGYAAIASIDAWKDAGFGVPDPDSDQVDWATGAIIGSGIGGMDTIGKIVIPMVNGGKTRRMGSRIVEQVMNSGTSARIGGLLALGNQVTSNSSACSTGNEAIIDALWRIRAGLADRMLAGGSEGPSPYIWSGFDSMRVICRKFNDEPEKASRPMSASAGGFVPGAGGGILILEELETARKREARIYAEIIGGAVNCGGHRTGGSMTAPNPEGVVRCIRLAIDDAGITPQEIDAINGHLTATFADPYELKNWSSALGRGPGNFPYINSTKSMIGHCLGATGAIECAAVALQLYKDFIHPSLNCEDVHPEIVAYEDHIPHRLIEGSGAKVIAKAGFGFGDVNSCLIFKKWEE; the protein is encoded by the coding sequence ATGAAGAGGCGCAGGGTGGTCGTGACGGGAATGGGGGTAGTTGCTCCCAATGCCCATGGGGTCGCAGATTTCGAGCAAGCCCTGCGTGAAGGACGTTCAGGCATCCGCTTTGTGCAGGAACTGCGGGACTTGAATTTTGCCTGTCAGGTAGGAGGTGTGCCGCAGGGAACCGATGTGCTTCTTAATGAACACTTCGATGAGGAAGAGCGTATGTCGATCAATGACAACATTGGTTATGCCGCGATTGCGTCCATAGATGCGTGGAAGGATGCTGGTTTTGGTGTTCCGGATCCTGATTCGGATCAGGTCGACTGGGCGACGGGCGCCATTATCGGATCGGGGATTGGTGGAATGGATACAATCGGCAAGATCGTTATTCCTATGGTCAACGGGGGGAAAACCCGTCGCATGGGGAGCCGGATTGTGGAACAGGTCATGAACAGCGGAACCAGTGCCAGAATCGGAGGACTCCTGGCCTTGGGAAACCAGGTGACGTCGAACTCCTCCGCCTGCAGTACAGGGAATGAGGCGATTATCGATGCTCTCTGGCGGATTCGTGCCGGATTGGCGGACCGAATGCTGGCCGGTGGATCCGAAGGCCCCTCTCCTTATATCTGGAGTGGTTTCGATTCCATGCGAGTCATCTGTCGAAAATTCAATGACGAACCGGAAAAGGCCTCCCGTCCGATGAGCGCTTCCGCAGGCGGTTTTGTTCCTGGAGCGGGAGGCGGGATTCTCATACTGGAAGAATTGGAGACGGCCCGTAAACGCGAAGCCCGGATTTACGCGGAAATCATCGGTGGCGCCGTCAACTGCGGCGGCCACCGAACGGGTGGTTCCATGACGGCCCCGAACCCCGAAGGCGTGGTGCGCTGTATTCGTCTGGCTATAGACGACGCTGGAATCACACCCCAGGAAATTGACGCGATCAACGGCCATTTGACGGCCACCTTCGCCGATCCCTACGAATTAAAAAACTGGTCCAGCGCGTTGGGCCGGGGGCCGGGGAATTTTCCTTATATCAATTCGACGAAGTCCATGATAGGTCACTGCTTGGGTGCAACGGGTGCGATCGAATGTGCCGCAGTGGCCCTTCAGCTTTACAAGGACTTCATTCATCCGTCCCTGAACTGTGAAGATGTGCATCCGGAAATCGTCGCATATGAGGATCATATTCCCCATCGCTTGATCGAGGGCTCAGGGGCGAAGGTGATCGCCAAGGCGGGATTTGGGTTCGGCGATGTCAACAGTTGCCTCATTTTTAAAAAATGGGAGGAATAA
- a CDS encoding beta-hydroxyacyl-ACP dehydratase: protein MAADRETMDLILKAVPQQPPFRFVDEIIELDENRVLGAYRFREDEYFYRGHFPNRPITPGVILVEAMAQTGVVVYGLYLSMIQNNVSIEEAKSMTTLFTFIEGVEFNGIVSPGERVLIHGEKIYFRRGNLKTRVKVERENGETVCLGILAGAGVQV, encoded by the coding sequence ATGGCGGCTGATCGTGAAACGATGGATCTGATCCTGAAGGCGGTTCCTCAGCAGCCACCTTTTCGTTTTGTCGATGAGATTATCGAATTGGACGAAAATCGGGTTCTTGGGGCATACCGTTTTCGCGAGGATGAATATTTTTATAGGGGACATTTCCCGAATCGTCCCATTACACCCGGTGTCATTCTGGTGGAGGCCATGGCGCAGACCGGAGTCGTGGTGTACGGGCTTTATTTGAGCATGATACAGAATAACGTGTCCATTGAGGAAGCGAAATCAATGACAACACTTTTTACCTTTATTGAGGGCGTTGAGTTTAACGGCATCGTCTCTCCTGGGGAGCGCGTTCTGATCCATGGCGAAAAAATTTACTTCCGCAGGGGAAATTTGAAGACGAGGGTGAAAGTGGAAAGAGAAAATGGCGAAACCGTATGCCTTGGCATTCTTGCTGGGGCGGGAGTGCAAGTATGA
- a CDS encoding 3-oxoacyl-ACP reductase FabG, producing MMERPVAIVTGGGTGIGAACTKVLAAEGFCVGINYIPIVEKASQAVLDEIEEGFLVEADLTDPEQVERMVNQIKEVAGRVDVLVNVAGISINGDINSMKMEDFDRQRAIMRGTWYLTKRILRQFMLRKDTGRIINISSVVGHMGNPGQIPYTMEKAALDAFTKSLSKELWGRNILVNSVAPGFIDTTMTQELPEEVKERILANVPLARLGKAEEIADVVAFLATRADYITGTVIHVNGGLYGG from the coding sequence ATGATGGAAAGACCGGTAGCGATTGTCACCGGAGGTGGAACAGGAATCGGTGCGGCCTGCACCAAGGTTCTTGCCGCCGAAGGCTTTTGCGTGGGGATTAATTACATCCCTATCGTGGAGAAAGCATCACAAGCTGTTTTGGATGAGATTGAGGAGGGTTTTCTGGTCGAGGCCGATCTGACGGATCCGGAACAGGTCGAACGCATGGTCAACCAGATCAAGGAAGTGGCTGGGCGGGTCGATGTACTGGTCAACGTTGCAGGAATCTCCATCAATGGTGACATCAATTCCATGAAAATGGAAGATTTTGACCGCCAACGGGCAATCATGCGAGGGACTTGGTATCTGACCAAGCGAATCCTCAGGCAGTTCATGCTACGGAAGGATACGGGACGTATTATCAACATTTCCAGTGTTGTGGGGCATATGGGAAATCCCGGTCAGATTCCCTACACCATGGAAAAGGCGGCTCTGGATGCGTTTACTAAATCTTTATCCAAGGAGCTGTGGGGACGAAACATTTTGGTGAATTCTGTTGCTCCGGGTTTCATCGACACGACCATGACGCAAGAATTGCCCGAGGAGGTCAAAGAGAGAATCCTGGCGAACGTGCCATTGGCGCGGTTGGGTAAGGCGGAAGAAATTGCCGATGTTGTCGCCTTTCTGGCGACGAGGGCGGATTACATCACCGGAACGGTTATCCATGTCAATGGAGGTCTATATGGCGGCTGA
- the fabA gene encoding bifunctional 3-hydroxydecanoyl-ACP dehydratase/trans-2-decenoyl-ACP isomerase — MKYEEFLKKTQFSMEDLIGFAYGRLVEDPPEGFAARLPAPPFLMIHRIPLIQKEGNQGLIIGEQDIRLDAWYFQCHMVSDPVQPGCLCVDAIWQLLGYFCVWRGGLGAGRALGCGEVNFNGQIRPYNKMVRFEIEVKRFSQLKQSGSSVAIGDGRILVDGELIGEVKRAKVGLFQGIVYPDYPERSPNSLGGMIKEAV, encoded by the coding sequence ATGAAATATGAGGAATTTCTTAAGAAAACCCAGTTTAGCATGGAAGACTTGATCGGTTTTGCCTATGGTCGGTTGGTCGAGGATCCTCCGGAAGGCTTTGCTGCCCGGTTACCGGCCCCTCCTTTTTTAATGATACACCGGATCCCGCTCATTCAAAAGGAGGGGAATCAGGGACTAATCATCGGCGAACAGGATATCCGTCTCGATGCTTGGTATTTTCAGTGTCACATGGTGAGTGACCCGGTGCAACCAGGATGTTTATGCGTCGATGCAATCTGGCAACTGCTCGGTTATTTTTGTGTTTGGCGTGGAGGGTTGGGGGCCGGACGAGCTCTCGGATGTGGTGAGGTCAATTTTAACGGCCAGATACGTCCGTATAACAAGATGGTTCGTTTCGAAATTGAGGTGAAGCGTTTTTCCCAACTTAAACAATCGGGATCCAGTGTGGCTATCGGTGACGGGCGGATCTTGGTGGACGGTGAACTGATAGGCGAGGTCAAACGGGCTAAAGTAGGACTCTTTCAGGGAATTGTGTATCCCGATTACCCCGAACGTTCTCCGAATTCCCTCGGAGGCATGATCAAGGAGGCGGTATGA